A genomic stretch from Chitinophagaceae bacterium includes:
- a CDS encoding flavodoxin family protein, with the protein MKILVVYDSLYGNTEKIALSIAEVYAEQQVRCMPVKGFSASDLTAVNLLVAGSPTHGGRPSQGMKDFLNSLPAGSLKNTQAAAFDTGIPVEVKKGFVRFVIRFFGYASKHIANALKKNGAAVLAAETFFVLDKEGPLKEGEIERSKKWAGELLKRKP; encoded by the coding sequence ATGAAAATCCTTGTTGTGTATGATTCGCTGTATGGCAATACAGAGAAGATTGCCCTTTCCATTGCAGAAGTTTATGCTGAACAGCAGGTGCGTTGTATGCCTGTAAAAGGTTTTTCAGCGTCAGACCTTACCGCTGTGAATTTACTGGTTGCCGGGTCACCTACACATGGAGGACGGCCTTCGCAGGGTATGAAAGATTTTCTCAACTCTCTTCCTGCAGGTTCTCTGAAGAATACACAGGCAGCAGCTTTTGATACAGGCATTCCTGTTGAGGTGAAGAAGGGATTTGTAAGATTTGTTATCCGGTTTTTTGGATACGCATCAAAACATATTGCAAATGCTTTAAAGAAAAATGGAGCTGCTGTTCTTGCAGCAGAAACTTTTTTTGTTCTTGATAAAGAAGGCCCGCTTAAAGAGGGTGAAATTGAACGGTCAAAGAAATGGGCAGGGGAGCTGTTAAAAAGGAAACCGTGA
- a CDS encoding GNAT family N-acetyltransferase, whose product MNFQPALKNELVIAEPLQQTDFELLYKAASDPLIWEQHPNKNRWQLQAFENYFDGAIKSGGAFMVKDAKTNEVIGSSRYSDYVPGTNTVSIGYTFFIRSCWGKGYNYALKQLMLNHIFQYVDRVEFYIGAVNKRSQISIERFGAVKTGEVEMAYFGEPAKLDYVYTITKEEWEQFKHQHNNQ is encoded by the coding sequence ATCAATTTTCAACCTGCTCTGAAAAATGAACTGGTTATTGCAGAACCTTTACAGCAAACCGACTTTGAACTATTGTACAAAGCTGCCAGTGATCCACTCATCTGGGAGCAGCATCCTAATAAGAACAGGTGGCAGTTGCAGGCATTTGAAAATTATTTTGATGGTGCGATCAAATCAGGCGGAGCATTCATGGTGAAGGATGCCAAAACAAATGAAGTGATCGGCAGCTCCCGTTACAGTGATTATGTTCCTGGAACAAATACCGTTTCAATCGGTTATACTTTTTTTATCCGCAGTTGTTGGGGGAAGGGGTATAATTATGCATTAAAACAATTAATGCTGAATCATATCTTTCAATACGTAGACAGGGTAGAGTTTTATATTGGGGCTGTGAATAAACGTTCGCAAATTTCTATTGAAAGGTTTGGTGCTGTTAAGACAGGAGAAGTGGAAATGGCTTATTTTGGTGAACCTGCCAAACTGGATTATGTATACACCATTACAAAAGAAGAATGGGAACAGTTTAAGCATCAGCACAATAATCAATAA
- a CDS encoding lytic transglycosylase domain-containing protein → MKTTLWKGIGLLSMQLLVFSNTHAKKPTHQSEILLPLLMNDSLVIKAAANKKITAANVRLQSSVQQFVVDYLDEHGEMLAGIKQHNSARFKTIQSILVKRGIPAELLYLAVVESKLKNNASSGAGAAGVWQLMPATARTLGLKVSGKTDERRYTHQSTIAAAKYLNELYKQFDDWLLVVAAYNCGAGNVQKAIKKSGSREFWKMQRYLPGETRAHVKRFIATHFYYEEKGSLVTLTKTERSKYLASLNESVNPETENKQEDSPEEMKIMI, encoded by the coding sequence ATGAAAACAACTCTATGGAAAGGCATTGGATTGCTGAGCATGCAACTGCTTGTATTCAGCAATACCCATGCGAAAAAACCCACACATCAAAGCGAAATACTGTTACCGCTTTTGATGAATGATTCACTGGTTATTAAAGCCGCTGCAAATAAAAAAATAACTGCAGCAAATGTCCGGCTTCAGTCTTCTGTTCAGCAATTTGTTGTTGACTATTTAGATGAACATGGAGAAATGCTGGCAGGAATCAAACAACACAACAGTGCCCGTTTCAAAACCATTCAATCAATACTGGTGAAACGTGGAATACCTGCCGAGTTATTATATCTCGCTGTGGTAGAATCTAAATTAAAAAACAATGCATCTTCCGGTGCCGGTGCTGCAGGCGTATGGCAACTGATGCCTGCTACTGCAAGAACACTGGGATTAAAAGTCAGCGGTAAAACGGATGAAAGAAGATATACTCATCAAAGTACAATAGCCGCTGCAAAATATTTAAATGAACTGTATAAACAATTCGACGACTGGTTACTGGTAGTGGCAGCCTATAACTGCGGCGCAGGTAATGTGCAGAAAGCAATCAAAAAATCAGGAAGCCGTGAGTTTTGGAAAATGCAGCGTTATTTACCGGGCGAAACAAGGGCCCATGTAAAACGCTTTATTGCCACTCACTTTTATTATGAAGAAAAGGGAAGCCTTGTTACATTGACTAAAACAGAACGCAGTAAATATCTTGCTTCACTAAATGAATCAGTAAACCCTGAAACAGAAAATAAGCAGGAAGACAGCCCTGAAGAAATGAAAATAATGATCTAA
- a CDS encoding carbohydrate binding domain-containing protein, with product MKQIGYRSLYVRNGGRFLVSVLASQVFFRRQPQLSRIYFLLIFFFSVCQAGISQVVFTETFGTSVTRLTSAYMPSGSYNFANPAGSSNEKMIENGFYAVIDPAHIKDGWPVPSWWFWTGAEPAGNTWGGGGNPATDDHTTADVNGCVLAVNAGSTQQGIYQRTVAVTQGVSYRFSLWFYLVNSSSTFDMQVRDVSTHDVLAAYSAGYIGTEDAWTQYVFDFAVPLNCTSHASTGNIELFIKNSYSSDFGNDYYVDDIQLEQISAGAEASIVCPAHILPVNVTSFQCQRTNNGQVSISWSTEQEANIDHYEIERSIDGRIFNSIKTTAAADNKINASYKFTDYVYAAGNDQFYYRLKIAEQSGEISYSKIVLVTMRNHSPSISVYPQPAVNGTLTVNWTGDGLFDIILFQSNGVKIKSYYNYSGNTIQINQLNDGLYFLQIYSKKSGAVLNKKIAVGK from the coding sequence ATGAAACAAATAGGTTACAGAAGCTTGTATGTGAGAAACGGCGGCCGTTTCTTAGTTTCTGTTTTAGCTTCACAAGTTTTTTTCCGTAGGCAACCACAGTTATCCCGTATTTATTTTTTACTGATTTTCTTTTTTTCAGTTTGTCAGGCGGGCATCAGCCAGGTAGTGTTTACAGAAACCTTTGGTACTTCTGTTACCCGCTTAACATCTGCCTATATGCCTTCGGGTTCTTACAACTTTGCAAACCCTGCCGGAAGCAGTAATGAAAAAATGATTGAAAACGGCTTTTACGCAGTCATTGATCCTGCTCATATTAAAGATGGCTGGCCTGTACCATCGTGGTGGTTCTGGACAGGCGCTGAACCAGCAGGAAATACATGGGGTGGTGGTGGAAATCCTGCAACTGATGATCATACAACTGCTGATGTGAACGGATGTGTATTAGCAGTGAATGCAGGATCGACACAACAGGGTATTTATCAACGGACAGTTGCTGTAACACAGGGTGTTTCTTACCGGTTCTCTCTCTGGTTTTACCTGGTGAACTCTTCTTCAACATTTGATATGCAGGTACGTGATGTAAGCACGCATGATGTATTGGCTGCTTACAGTGCCGGGTATATAGGCACAGAAGATGCCTGGACTCAATATGTGTTTGATTTTGCCGTTCCGCTAAACTGTACTTCACATGCTTCTACAGGTAATATTGAACTGTTTATTAAAAACTCCTACAGCTCTGATTTTGGCAATGATTATTATGTAGATGATATTCAACTGGAGCAGATTAGTGCCGGTGCAGAAGCATCAATTGTATGTCCTGCACATATTTTACCGGTAAATGTAACTTCTTTTCAATGCCAAAGAACGAATAATGGACAGGTAAGCATTAGCTGGAGTACAGAACAGGAGGCAAACATTGACCATTATGAAATTGAACGCAGTATTGATGGCAGAATCTTTAATTCAATCAAAACAACAGCAGCAGCAGATAACAAAATCAATGCCTCTTATAAGTTCACCGACTATGTATATGCTGCCGGAAACGATCAGTTTTATTACCGTCTTAAAATTGCAGAGCAAAGCGGGGAAATATCTTACAGCAAAATTGTTTTGGTAACGATGAGAAACCATTCTCCGTCTATATCAGTTTATCCGCAGCCTGCAGTGAATGGAACTTTAACAGTAAACTGGACTGGTGATGGTCTGTTTGATATTATTCTTTTTCAGTCGAACGGGGTGAAAATAAAGAGCTATTACAATTATTCAGGAAATACAATACAGATCAATCAATTAAATGACGGGTTGTATTTTCTTCAGATTTATTCAAAGAAGTCGGGTGCTGTTTTGAATAAGAAAATAGCAGTTGGGAAATAA
- a CDS encoding GNAT family N-acetyltransferase: protein MKKLLHNPVYHALLSGDQHLSLGNEQVKYFDEQVSPFAGFDHDYTKGFSDLYDLLPPGRKILYAIPSFITEPPGWQLQHEIKGLQFVYEGSKEIKVEFSNVIPLTQTHVEEMIELVKLTKPGPFGSRTIEFGSYFGIFEQGKLIAMTGQRLHVGNCTEISAVCTHPGHLGKGYASVLLQHQLQLILQKGQQPFLHVRDDNERAIALYLRLGFSISRPMNFYFMKRQ, encoded by the coding sequence GTGAAAAAATTACTGCATAATCCTGTTTATCATGCATTGCTCAGCGGTGATCAGCATCTCAGCCTTGGTAATGAGCAGGTGAAATATTTTGATGAACAGGTTTCTCCCTTTGCCGGCTTTGATCATGATTATACGAAAGGCTTTTCCGATCTGTATGATCTGCTTCCTCCTGGCCGTAAAATATTATATGCCATTCCTTCTTTTATCACAGAACCTCCAGGCTGGCAATTGCAACATGAAATAAAAGGATTGCAGTTTGTATATGAAGGCAGTAAGGAAATCAAAGTTGAATTCTCTAACGTAATACCATTAACGCAAACACATGTGGAGGAGATGATAGAATTAGTGAAACTAACCAAGCCTGGTCCTTTTGGATCAAGAACAATTGAGTTTGGTTCGTACTTCGGCATTTTTGAACAGGGGAAATTAATTGCCATGACGGGGCAACGCCTGCATGTTGGAAACTGTACAGAGATCAGTGCTGTATGCACACACCCCGGTCATTTGGGCAAAGGTTATGCATCTGTTTTATTACAGCATCAGTTACAACTCATCCTGCAAAAAGGTCAGCAACCTTTTTTGCATGTAAGGGACGATAACGAAAGGGCCATTGCACTTTATCTACGGCTTGGGTTCAGTATATCCCGCCCAATGAATTTCTACTTTATGAAGAGGCAATAG